The following coding sequences lie in one Pseudorca crassidens isolate mPseCra1 chromosome 2, mPseCra1.hap1, whole genome shotgun sequence genomic window:
- the SMIM42 gene encoding LOW QUALITY PROTEIN: small integral membrane protein 42 (The sequence of the model RefSeq protein was modified relative to this genomic sequence to represent the inferred CDS: substituted 1 base at 1 genomic stop codon): MTPSLFEKCISSPQLPAFLWDKGTLTMAISDPAYLVQVLSFISLLMTLLILVWKVTXDKGNKNREPDRRKEATPLA; the protein is encoded by the exons ATGACCCCAT CTCTCTTTGAGAAATGTATTTCTTCCCCACAACTTCCAGCCTTCTTATGGGACAAGGGCACACTCACCATGGCCATATCTGATCCTGCTTACCTAGTACAAGTTCTCTCCTTCATTTCACTCCTGATGACTCTACTCATCCTGGTCTGGAAAGTAACCTAAGACAAAGGCAACAAGAACAGAGAACCAGACCGAAGAAAGGAGGCAACACCGCTGGCATGA